A stretch of Lysinibacillus agricola DNA encodes these proteins:
- the leuC gene encoding 3-isopropylmalate dehydratase large subunit encodes MGKNIIEKIWGKHIVYQEEGKPDLLYIDLHLIHEVTSPQAFEGLRMNGRKVRRPDLSFATMDHNVPTKNLPTIHDPIARNQIETLAKNAEEFGVELAGMGHPDQGIVHVIGPELGLTQPGKTIVCGDSHTSTHGAFGAIAFGIGTSEVEHVLSTQTLWQNKPKTMEIRVEGELPVGVAAKDIILAIISKFGIGVGTGHIVEFTGEAIHKLSMEERMTICNMSIEAGAKAGLISPDQTTVDYIRGRKHAPQGKKFEEAADYWLSLASDEDATYDTVRIIQAEEIEPIITWGTNPSMGSGVSSNVPTQADYEDESDKTALRTALAYMGLEEGQPLTSIDIQHVFIGSCTNSRISDLRAAANVIEGRKVHENVIAIVVPGSYSTKKQAEAEGLDKIFTDAGFEWRETGCSMCLAMNDDVVPTGERCASTSNRNFEGRQGAGSRTHLVSPPMAAAAAIAGHFVDVREFVKETV; translated from the coding sequence ATGGGCAAAAATATAATTGAAAAGATTTGGGGTAAACATATTGTTTATCAGGAAGAGGGCAAACCGGACCTGTTATATATTGATCTCCATTTAATTCATGAAGTAACTTCTCCACAAGCCTTCGAAGGTCTACGAATGAATGGACGTAAAGTGCGTCGTCCAGATTTAAGCTTTGCGACAATGGATCATAACGTGCCTACAAAAAATCTACCAACGATTCATGATCCAATTGCACGTAACCAAATCGAAACGTTGGCTAAAAATGCTGAAGAATTTGGCGTTGAGCTTGCAGGAATGGGGCATCCTGACCAAGGGATTGTTCACGTAATTGGACCAGAGCTAGGTTTAACTCAACCTGGTAAAACGATTGTCTGTGGTGACTCCCATACGTCTACACATGGTGCGTTTGGAGCGATTGCCTTCGGTATTGGTACATCTGAGGTAGAACATGTATTGTCAACTCAGACTTTATGGCAAAATAAGCCAAAAACAATGGAAATTCGTGTAGAGGGTGAGCTACCTGTAGGTGTAGCTGCAAAAGATATTATTCTAGCGATTATTTCTAAATTCGGTATTGGTGTCGGCACAGGACATATTGTGGAATTCACTGGAGAAGCTATCCACAAACTTTCTATGGAAGAACGGATGACAATTTGTAACATGTCTATCGAAGCAGGTGCAAAGGCAGGACTTATTTCTCCTGACCAAACGACTGTTGACTATATCCGTGGACGCAAACATGCACCACAAGGAAAAAAGTTTGAGGAAGCAGCAGATTATTGGTTAAGCTTGGCATCCGATGAAGATGCAACATATGATACAGTTCGAATCATTCAAGCAGAAGAAATTGAACCAATCATCACTTGGGGAACAAATCCGTCAATGGGTTCAGGTGTCTCAAGTAATGTTCCAACACAGGCAGATTATGAGGATGAGTCAGATAAAACTGCTCTTCGTACAGCACTTGCCTACATGGGCTTAGAGGAAGGTCAACCATTAACTTCAATCGATATCCAACACGTATTTATCGGTTCCTGCACAAATTCACGCATCAGTGATTTACGTGCAGCTGCAAATGTCATTGAAGGGCGTAAGGTACATGAAAATGTAATAGCTATCGTTGTGCCAGGCTCCTATTCGACGAAAAAACAAGCAGAAGCAGAAGGATTAGATAAAATCTTTACAGATGCTGGCTTTGAATGGCGTGAGACAGGTTGCTCAATGTGTCTAGCAATGAATGATGATGTAGTACCAACGGGCGAACGCTGTGCATCAACATCAAACCGTAACTTTGAAGGACGTCAAGGAGCTGGTTCTCGTACACACTTAGTATCACCGCCAATGGCAGCAGCAGCAGCAATTGCTGGTCACTTTGTGGATGTTCGTGAATTCGTAAAGGAAACTGTGTAA
- the leuB gene encoding 3-isopropylmalate dehydrogenase — MEKKITVLPGDGIGPEVVASAVRVLQVIGKRFNHTFHLGYATIGGAAIDQHNNPLPDETIEMCENSDAVILGAVGGPKWDNNPPELRPEKGLLRIRKHFDLFANLRPVKAFPSLLDASPLKREVAENVDLMIVRELTGGVYFGEPRMRTENGAIDTTVYSTAEVERIVENAFELARLRGGKLCSVDKANVLETSRLWREVVEAKKKEYPDVQVEHNLVDSVAMKLITNPSHYDVVVTENMFGDILSDEASVITGSLGVLPSASIRGDNFGLYEPVHGSAPEIAGQGVANPAATILSVAMMLQYSFGLKEEAAEIERAVSAVFDDGYFTADLSRDGGRILSTNEWTDKVINEIDTSFVSESIMTTYI, encoded by the coding sequence ATGGAGAAAAAAATTACAGTACTTCCTGGTGACGGAATAGGGCCAGAGGTTGTTGCTTCTGCTGTACGTGTATTACAGGTGATTGGTAAGCGATTCAACCATACTTTCCATTTAGGTTATGCAACAATCGGAGGCGCTGCCATCGACCAACACAATAACCCACTACCAGATGAAACAATTGAGATGTGTGAAAATAGTGACGCAGTTATACTAGGAGCCGTTGGTGGTCCAAAATGGGATAATAATCCACCTGAATTACGTCCAGAAAAAGGATTGCTACGCATTCGCAAACATTTTGACTTATTCGCAAATCTACGTCCGGTAAAGGCATTCCCGAGTTTACTAGATGCTTCACCATTAAAGCGTGAAGTAGCCGAAAACGTCGATTTAATGATTGTACGTGAATTAACAGGCGGCGTATACTTCGGGGAACCACGTATGCGTACTGAGAATGGCGCGATTGATACAACTGTTTACTCAACTGCGGAAGTTGAACGTATTGTTGAAAATGCCTTTGAATTAGCACGTTTACGTGGAGGCAAATTATGCTCTGTTGATAAAGCAAATGTACTTGAAACAAGTCGTTTATGGCGCGAAGTTGTAGAAGCGAAGAAAAAAGAGTATCCAGATGTGCAAGTGGAGCACAATTTAGTAGACTCAGTTGCGATGAAATTAATTACAAATCCTAGTCATTATGATGTGGTAGTTACTGAAAATATGTTTGGGGATATTTTAAGTGATGAAGCATCTGTTATTACAGGCTCTTTAGGCGTACTTCCATCTGCATCTATTCGCGGAGATAATTTCGGTCTATATGAACCAGTACATGGCTCAGCTCCAGAAATTGCAGGCCAAGGTGTTGCAAATCCAGCCGCAACAATTCTTTCAGTGGCCATGATGCTACAATATTCATTTGGCTTAAAAGAAGAGGCTGCAGAAATCGAACGTGCTGTAAGTGCAGTATTTGATGATGGCTATTTCACAGCAGATCTTTCACGTGATGGCGGTCGTATACTTTCGACGAATGAATGGACAGATAAAGTAATTAACGAGATTGATACAAGCTTTGTTTCAGAAAGCATTATGACAACATACATTTAA